The Vibrio sp. 16 genome segment AAACGTCGTCAGGTAAGCTACGCAGTACATAGGCTACGTCATCCGTTTCCATCCCTTCCGTTGCTTCCGCGAGCATTTCTGGTGCCATCTTAGACACCAAGTCATCTTTGACATCCTCGTTGAGCTCGTCGAGGATTTCACCATAATCTTCTGGATCGGTAAGTTGCCAAAGAACTTCACGGCTTTTACGCGGAGAGGCCTCTAATAGATGGGCAATGTCTTCAGGTTCCATGTCCTGTAATTGACGACGAACATGAACAAAGCGGCCATTTTCTAGAGCTTCTGTAACTTCTTGGAGGGCTTGGTGAGCTTGGTCAAATTCAATTTGCTCTGCCATTGATTCCCCCTGACTCTATTTATCTACAATGCGGTGAATAGTAACTTAATTTTACAATCTATTTAATAAGTTAATGTGAAGGAGAGGAAATTTGTCAATGAAGAGGTATTAATCGTCTTCTTCGAACTTTGCTTCGATAAGTTGGCAAACGGCTTCAAGAGCTGGGTGGGCGTCTGCACCTTCAGCGCTAATGGTGACATGTTCGCCTTGAGCTGATTCAAGTAGTAGCAATCCCATCACGCTATCTGCAGTGGCTTCTTTCCCTTCATGGTTTTGAATGGTTAGCACGGAGTCAAAAGATTGAGCCAATTCAACAAGCTTTACAGCAGCACGAGCGTGAAGGCCTAAACGGTTTTGGATTAGAACGGTTCGACTCTGTTGCTGCATGATGTTATTCCTTGTGGTTTTGCTCTAACGACGCATGACGGATCTGCACTTGGTGGCCCATCTCAGCAAAGTATTCGCCAATTTGTTGGGTTAAATATACAGAGCGGTGTTTTCCGCCAGTGCAGCCAATCGCTACGGTTAGGTAGCTGCGGTTATTTTTCTCGAGGAGTGGTAGCCAGTGTTCAATGAACTTTTGAATCTGTTGTTTTAGCTCCATCACATCAGAGTGACTTTCCAAAAATGACTTGATTGGCGCATCTAAGCCCGTCAATGGTCTTAGGTCTGGCTCCCAATGTGGGTTTGGCAAGAATCGAACGTCAAACACATAGTCCGCATCATTGGGTAGCCCGTATTTGAAGCCGAATGATTGAAAGACCATAACGAGGTCTTTACGCTCTCGCCCCTCTACACGCATACGAACGGTTTCACTCAGTTCATGCAGAGATTGATTACTGCTGTTGATCACTAGATCAGCATGCTCTTTTAACGGAGAGAGGATCGCGCGCTCTTTCTCAATCGCTTGTTCGAGTGATGTGTTTTCTAGGCTGAGTGTCAAAGGGTGGATGCGACGTGTTTCGCTGTAGCGTTTCAGCAAGGTTTCTTTGTTCGCATCTAGGAACAACACACTGACATCAGAGCTTTGTTTTAGCTGAGTTAAAACATCCTCAACTAAATTTGGTTCGGCAGGTAGGTTGCGGATATCAATGCTTACCGCGACATTTTGTTTGCTTGATTGAACCGATTGAACAAACGCATCCAACATATCGACGGGTAAGTTGTCGACACAGTAGTAGCCAAGATCTTCTAGAACACGAAGCGCGACGCTTTTACCCGCGCCTGAGTAACCACTTACTACAATCAGACGCATTATTGGCTAACCATAATGTCGTAAAGCTCTTGATCTGATTGAGCCTTGCGAAGTTGTTTGAGGACCTGTTTGTCGTTTAATCGTTCGGCCATGCTAGAAAGGGTTTTTAAATGCTCTTTACATTGAGCGTCTGGGACGAGGAGAGCAAAAAGTAGGTCAACAGGTCGATTGTCGATGGAGTCGAACTCAACAGGAGATTCGCATTGAATTAATACCGCCACGGCTTTGTCACTCGACTGCATACGAGCATGGGGAATGGCTATTCCATTTCCAATGCCAGTACTGCCCATCTTCTCTCGGCTGAGCATGCATTCAAATAGTTCGGTGGAGTTTTGGCCTGTTTTTTCAGCGACAAGTTCACTGATCATTTCTAGGGCTCGTTTTTTACTGGTGCACTGAACTGCACTTTTCGTGCAGTCCAGTGTAAGGATTTCGCTTAATTGCATGGTGGTTAGTGAGCGTTTAGCTTCTCTTTGTGCTTGTTTAGCTGTCGAACAAGTTTGTCGACTAGGGAATCAATAGCGGCATACATGTTTTCATCATCTGAAGAGGCATGAATCTCACCTTGATTTACGTGAAGGGTAGCTTCTGCGATTTGACGGACTTTTTCAACTTTTAAAACAACATGAACGCTGTTGATATGGTCAAAAAAGCGCTCCAGCTTTTGAAACTTTTCATTAACATAGTCTTGCATTGAATCTGTTAGATCAACGTGGTGGCCATTAATATTGATTTGCATAGACTTTCCTTCTCGGTTAAATGCCTTAAAGCAGGCGTTTGCGCTGACTTGAAGGGGCAATGCCGAGTGATTCACGATATTTCGCTATTGTTCGTCTAGCGACCTGAATCCCTTGGTCAGCGAGTAGAGCTGCAATCTTGCTGTCACTCAGTGGCTTGGCACTGTTTTCGGCAGCAACCAGCTTTTTAATCAAAGCGCGAATTGCAGTGGATGAACATTCTCCGCCGTTGTCAGTACTAACATGACTGGAGAAAAAGTACTTCAATTCAAAAATACCACGCGGGGTGTGCATGAATTTCTGCGTTGTTACCCGTGAAATGGTTGACTCATGCATGTCGACATCAAGTGCAACATCATTGAGCACCATTGGCTTCATGGCTTCTTCTCCATACTCGAAGAAATCCCGTTGATGTTCAACAATACACTTAGCAACTTTGAGCAACGTCTCGTTTCTGCTTTCTAGGCTCTTAATTAGCCATTTCGCCTCTTGCAAATTGCTGCGGATGTACTGGCTATCGGCACTATTGCCTTTGCCTAGCGCGGCATATTGCTGATTTACCTTCAGTTTTGGTACCGAATCTGGATTAATTGTGACTACCCATTTACCGTGATCTTTAAAGACTGAGACATCGGGAATAACATACTCTGCATGTTCGGTGGTGATGCGACTTCCTGGTCTCGGGTCCAATTGTTGGATTAGCTTGAGGGTTTCTCTGAGCTCTGCTTCTTTAAGCTTAGTTTCCTTAATGATCAGTTTGTAGTCACGATTGCCAAGTTGATCTATATGGTTAGTCAGGACTAACTTTGCTTCTGATAGCCAAGGTGTATCTTCTGGGAAAGTGGCAAGTTGAAGTAGCAGGCAATCTTGTAGGTTTAGTGAAGCGACACCTAATGGGTCAAACTGCTGAATGCGCTTACGAACGGCTTCGATTTCTTCAATTTCAATTTCTTCGTTATCAAAGCTTTCTAGAATATCTTGGCTAGAGACTGTTAGATAACCGTAATCATCTACAGCATCGATAATGGCCATGGCAATGGTACGGTCCGTATCACTGAATGGAGTTAGGTCAAGCTGCCAAGTTAAGTAATCATGCAGCGACTCTGTTGTCTCACCTTGATAAACGGGAGCGTCATCATCTAAGGCGATGCCTGTGCTTCCGGTGTTGGCGCTGTAGACATCTTCCCATGTTGTATCGATTTCAAGTTCAGAGCTGATTTCCGATTTCTCGATGAGCTCTGAACTGTCTTTTACGTCTGGTTCTGCGACATCAACGGTGGGTTCTTTGTCCTCATTACTGCCTTTATCCTCGGCAATTGTAGCGTCATCCCCTGACTCCTCGACTTCGAGAAGAGGATTGGAATCGAGCGCTTCTTGAATCTCTTGTTGAAGGTCTAGCGTTGACAACTGCAACAAACGAATCGCTTGCTGTAGCTGAGGTGTCATCGCTAACTGCTGTCCTAGCTTGAGTTGTAATGAGGGTTTCATTCAGTATTATTTGCCTTAAATGCTATAGAATCTTGCCGTTCTTCACTTTAATCATAGACGGAATTGTTCGCCGAGATAAACTTGTTTTACTTGTTCATTATTGAGAACTTCATCCGGTGACCCTTCGGCAATTAAGTGTCCTTGGCTAACGATGTAAGCTTTTTCACAGACATCTAGAGTCTCGCGAACGTTATGGTCAGTGATTAACACTCCGAGTCCGCGATCGCGAAGATGCTCAATGATCTTCTTGATATCGATAACCGAAATCGGGTCGACGCCTGCAAAGGGTTCATCAAGCAATATAAATTTTGGGTTTGCGGCCAGTGCTCGAGCAATTTCAACTCGGCGACGTTCGCCCCCTGATAATGCCATACCTGCACTTTGACGAATGTGCTGGATGTGGAATTCTTCTAGCAGGTCTTCCAATTTGTCTTGGCGTTCTTCTCGGGTCAGCTCTTTCCGGGTCTCTAGAACAGCCATGATGTTGTCTTGAACTGACAGTTTACGGAATATAGAGGCTTCTTGCGGAAGGTAGCCTATCCCCATTCGGGAACGACTATGCATAGGTAAAACGCTGATATCTTGATCATCGATGTAAATCGCACCTTCATCACGCGCAACTAAACCGACAATCATGTAAAACGAAGTGGTTTTTCCCGCCCCATTTGGGCCAAGTAAACCGACAATCTGCCCGGATTTGACCTGCAAGCTGACGTCTGAGACGACTTTTCTGTTCTTGTAGCTTTTCGCCAAGTGCTCTGCTTTGAGTAACGCCATAACTATTCTTGTACTGCTTGAGGTTGTAGGACAGTGGAGACGCGATCGCCTTTTGACTGGCCATCCGCAGTGAGTTTCTGTGAAGAAATATGGTAGCGAATTTGATTACCACGAATGGTACTGTCATCTTGAGACAGCATGGCTTTTATACGCATGGTTAACTGATCTTTGGCTAAGCTGTACTCTAGCTCTTCGGCTTCGCCATACAGGGTTTTTCCGTCGTCAGTGAGCTGCGAAAATGTCGCGAGTTTGCCAAAACCATCAATGCTTTCAATCGACCCATCGTTTGGGTTACGGGTAACAACGATCTTGTCAGCGTTGATGTTAATGCTACCTTGCTTGAGCTTTACGTCACCGAGAAAGGTGACTTTGTTACTCTGCATGTCTAGCTGCTGGCTGTCTGAGTCAATATAAACCGGCTGCTGTTGGTCAGTCGACAGCGCCATTGCTGGGCCTGATAAGACTAAGCAAGAAATAAGACTAAGGTGTGAGAGTTTCATATCTACCTTGTACGCTCTTATAAAGGGTTGCATCATGATCGGCAAAATTGCCTTTCATTGCTTGCCCTACGGTTTCAAACTGAGGGCCATTGATGATGACTTGATCATCTGCCCAAAAATCTCTGTTGTCGAGTTGGATGTTCATACTGTTGGTAGACAGTGTATCGAATCCCGATTCAGGAAGTAGGTTTTTTACAACGACATCGGTCGAAAGTGTCAGAATATGTTTTTTATTCAAAATGCCTGTCTGAGCGGTGATTTCCCACTCTTGAAGTAAACCTTCTTTATACACCTTGAGTACAGGCTTCTCAAAAACGGTATCACCGCTTTTAGCGTAATGATCCAAGCTTTGTGAGGTAATCACGTAGCTTCGTACGCCGCTTTCAGTATAAGACGTATTGGTTAACGACTTCCCACTGAACATCGGCTGTTCTAAATCAGGACTAACTTGAGGTGCTTGTTGGCTTTGTCGGTCAAAATAGTAATAGGCTGACCAACAGAGAGCAAAACCAAGAATCAGGTAGCTGATACGAGATAGACTCATATACTTAAACCTTTGTGCACATCCAACTCGTCACGCGCTTGCAAAATCAGGTCACACACTTCGCGCACGGCACCGTGCCCACCTTTGATCGCCGTGACGTAATTGGCTCGTTTTCTAAGTAATGGGTGACCATCTGCTACGCAGACTTTTAACGCCACCTTTTCCATCACTGGCCAATCAATAAGGTCATCGCCGATATAGCCAGTTTGCTCCGGAGAAATATTCAGCTTGTCACAAATATCTTGATACGCTTGCACTTTATCGTCTTGACCTTGATAGATCATGGAAACGCCAAGGGCTTTCATGCGGTTCTCGACAATTTGCGACTGACGCCCTGTGATGATAGCAATCTCAATACCTGCATTCATTAGCGATTTTACCCCATAGCCATCGCGGGTATGAAAGGTTTTGAGTTCTTCTCCATCGTTGCCCATGTAGATGAGACCATCAGAGAAAACACCGTCAACATCACAAATCAGCAGTTTGATCTGTTTGGCAATCGTTAGAATGTTTTGTTCCACAGGTTGATACAGAGTTTCTACCCATTGTGTCATTACATCACTCCTGCTTTTAACATGTCGTGCATATTCAGTGCGCCGACGACTTTGCCCTGATCGCAGAGAATCAGGCCATTGATGCTTTTTGCTTGCATTAAGTTTAACCCTTCTGCTGCCAACATATTAGGAGAAGCGACAGTTGGATTTGCTGTCATAACATCACCAATCGACGCAGTATGAATGTCAACGCGTTTGTCTAAGATTCGGCGCAAGTCGCCATCGGTAAAGATACCTAACAATTGCTGGTGGTCATCGACGACCGCAGTCATGCCCAAGCCTTTTTGGCTGATCTCAAGCAGTGCTTCCCTAACGAGAGCTGTAGGCTTAACTAGAGGTAGGTTCTCACCTGAGTGCATAATATCGGCGAGTTTCAACAATAGCTTGCGACCTAACGCGCCACCCGGGTGGGAGAGCGCAAAATCTTCTGCGGTAAAACCACGCGCTTGCATCAGTGCCATCGCAAGTGCATCGCCCATCACTATAGTCGCAGTTGTGCTTGACGTTGGTGCGAGCTGAATTGGGCAGGCTTCTTTCGGTACGGTAATCTGAAGATGGAGATCCGAAAGCTTTGCCATATTTGAGTGTGGCTTGCCAGTCATACTGATGATTTTGATGTTCAATCTTTTTAAGACTGGGAATAGCCCCAAGATTTCTGATGATTCCCCCGAGTTTGAGATCGCCAACACGATGTCGCCCGGCTTAATCATACCTAGGTCGCCATGGGCTGCTTCGCCAGGATGAACAAAGAAAGAGGGCGTTCCTGTACTTGCAAGGGTAGCGGCGATCTTATTGCCAACGTGGCCAGATTTCCCCATACCCATGACGACAACTTTGCCCTCTTTGTTGGACAAAATCAGTTCACACGCTTGGATAAACTCATCGTTGAAGTATTGGTCAAGTTGCTCTAAGGCCTCTATCTCAGTTTTTAATACATCTAAAGCAGCAGAACGGTAATCAAACATCGCAAACTCCAAGGAAACGGTCATTAAGCGGTCATATTAAGAATCAAATAAGCTTGGTAGACGATAAAGGTACAGAATAATACGCCACCTTCAATGCGATTAATGCTTCGTGATTTGCCCAGCGCCATGACAACGAGTAATAGAGAAACGCCGAGCATAACCCAGAAATCGCGTCCCATCGCGTACTCACTTAAGATGGATGGGTTTAAAATACCAGGGATGCCCATTACGGCGAGAATATTAAACACGTTGGAGCCAATGATGTTACCAACCGCCATATCGTCTTCCCCTTTCATCACTCCTGCAAGAGAAGCTGCAAGCTCCGGCAGGCTGGTGCCAACGGCGATAATGGTTAAGCCAATCACCAGGTCGCTCATGCCAAAGTACTGAGCAATGATAACGGCGTTGTCGACTAGCACGTCTGCCGCTAGAGGAAGAATAATTAGACCGATGACAACCCACATGGCCGCTTTCGCGTTACTAACACCATCAGGCACTTCTGATTCTTGCTCTTCGAGTAGCGCGTCCGACGTGCCAGCGGCTTTTTCTTTTTGGCTGATGCGAAGCATTGTAATAATAAAAGCGGCAAATAGAACAAATAACAGAATGCCTTCGTAAAAACCTAGGTGGCTATCCCAAAGTAAAATACCGGAAAGAATGGTCACTCCGATCATTAAAGGAAGCTCTCGGCGCAGCACGGCAGAGCTGATCGAAAGAGGTTTGATGAGCGCAGTAATGCCCAAAATCAACGCGATGTTCGCGATGTTTGAACCCAGTACATTCCCAACCGCCGTATCTGTTTTGCCATCGAGTGCGGCGGTAGCAGAAACCATCATTTCAGGAGCAGATGATCCCATCGCAAGGATTGTCATACCAATCACCAAAGGTGAAATTCCGACGTTACGCGCTAGTGCTGCGGCGCCAAATACCAGTTTGTCTGCACTCCAGACTAAAAACACTAATCCTATGATGAGAAACGCGACCGCTTCAAACATGATGCTTCCTAATTAATATACAAACGAGAGAATTTAACCGTTAATTTTGACGGTTTGGTTTATAAAAGGGAAGCAGTTCATTCAATTAATTGTTAAGCAATGATTCACATTTCGTGCTTAAGTTAGATTGACGTCTAAACCGATGCCTCGGTTTGAATCAACGACTTTTAATTGAACAGTGCTTTTAATTCAATTTGAATGTGCTTATGATTGCCCATTCTAGCGACTTAATACGAGTGTGTGATGACATCAGAAGACTTGGTAACGGTCAATAAAATTACGTTTACCCGAGGGAATCGTAAGATATTTGATGACGTTAGCCTTCGAGTACCAAAGGGAAAAGTGACAGCGATTATGGGGCCTTCCGGTATCGGTAAGACTACCTTGTTGCGTCTGATTGGCGGCCAAATATCCCCTGAAAGTGGCGAGATTTGGTTTGATGGCGATAACATTCCATCATTAAGTCGTAAGCAGCTTTACTCCGCTCGAAAAAAAATGAGCATGCTATTTCAATCAGGTGCTTTGTTCACCGATCTGACGGTCTTTGACAATGTCGCTTTTCCACTGCGCGAACACACGCAACTTTCTGAAGAACTGATTCGAACATTAGTGCTTTTAAAGCTAGAAGCGGTGGGGTTGCGAGGTGCTGCTCAGCTAATGCCGAGCGAGCTTTCTGGAGGGATGGCTCGAAGAGCGGCGTTAGCCAGAGCCATTGCCCTTGACCCCGATTTAATCATGTTTGATGAGCCCTTTGTTGGCCAAGACCCGATTACCATGGGCGTCTTGGTTGAGTTGATTCGCAATCTAAACCAAGCACTAGGAGTCACATCCATTGTTGTATCTCACGATGTTCCAGAAGTCATGAGTATCGCTGACTGGGTCTACATTCTTGCTAATGGTAAAGTGATTGCCAAGGGGACGCCACAGGAGTTGCGTGACAACCCTGATCCTCAAGTGCAACAGTTCTTGCAAGGCGACGCTGATGGACCTGTTCCATTTCGTTATCCCGCTGAGCCAATCATGCAGGAGCTATTTCAATGATGGCACATCTTACTGATTTTGTTGCTTCCACTGGCCGCAGAGCGCTCTCTGTCATTGCTTCGTTTGGCCGAGCCAGTTTAATGCTATTTGGCGCCTTGGCGTCCCGTCCTCAACCGATAGCAAATCTCCCTCTATTGATTAAGCAGCTTTACAGTGTTGGCGTACAATCGCTGCTGATTATTGTCCTCTCTGGTTTGTTTATCGGTATGGTCTTGAGCCTTCAGGGCTACGTTATTTTGATTGATTTCGGCGCTGAAGGGGCATTAGGGCAAATGGTCGCGCTCTCATTACTGCGAGAGCTAGGACCGGTTGTGACAGCACTGTTGTTTGCTGGACGCGCAGGTTCCGCTTTGACCGCTGAAATTGGTCTTATGAAAGCCACAGAGCAACTTTCGAGTATGGAAATGATGGCGGTTGATCCACTGAAACGGGTGATTGCGCCACGCTTTTGGGCGGGTGTCATTTCGATGCCTTTGCTTGCGATGATCTTTATGGCAGTAGGGATCTGGGGGGGACAGCTGGTTGGTGTTGACTGGAAAGGGATCGATCACGGAAGCTTTTGGGCTGCAATGCAATCATCGGTTGAACTTGGACAAGACATTGGCAACAGCATGATCAAGAGCCTAGCATTTGCGATTACGGTGACTTGGATTGCTCTATTTAACGGATACGATGCGATTCCGACCTCGGAAGGTATAAGCCGAGCGACAACTCGCACAGTGGTACACTCTTCACTTGCAGTACTGGGATTAGACTTTGTACTGACAGCATTGATGTTTGGGAACTAAACATGCAGCAAACACGAAAAACTGAATTATGGGTTGGTAGTTTTGTCCTTGCCGGAATTTGCGCAATTCTGGTAATGATTTTTCAAGTCGCTGACGTTAAGGGATTTGGCTCCAACGATACTTACACGCTCAAAGCTGAGTTTGACAACATTGGGAGCTTAAAAGTTCGCTCACCAGTTAAAGTCGGCGGGGTTGTTGTTGGGCGAGTAACGGACATTGGCTTGAATACGGATTCATTGCTCCCTGTGGTAAGCATGGCGATTAACGCGAAATACGATCAGTTTTCAGAAACGTCCAGCGTAAAGATTTTGACCTCAGGTCTGATTGGTGAGCAGTACATTGGATTGACTCCGGGTTTTGTCTTTGAAGATGAACAGATGCTGGTGGATGGCGATTTCATCGAGGACACCAAGTCCGCTATTGTACTCGAAGATTTGATTGGCCAAGTGCTGTATAGCGTTGGCGGTGACTCAGCAAGCGAATAGGGAACCAGTTATGTTGAAAAAGTTAGTACTCACTTTTATTGGTATTGTTTTCGCGTCCAATGTCATGGCAGCTGAAATCGATAAAACTCAGCCATATCAAATGATGAAGCAAGTGGCTGAAGTAGCATTCGCGCGCTTGAAAGCAGAGCAGCCGAAAGTTCAGCAAGACCCAGACTATCTAAAGGTGATCGTTGAAGAAGAGATGATGCCTTACGTCAATGAGCAATACGCTGCATTGAAGTTGCTAGGTCCCAACTTGAAAGGGGCGAAGCGAGAGGATGTTGCGACATTTATCCACTCTTTCCGCGCTTATCTGGTGACGTCTTACGCGCAAGTCTTGACGCAATATACCGATCAAGAGGTAGCCTTTGAACCAGAGCCTAAGCTTGATGCAAGTAAAAGTATTACTGGTATTAAAGTAGAGATCATCGACTCGCCTCGCCCGAACATCAAACTGGAGTTCAAACTTCGAAAGGATAAGAAAACCGGTGAGTGGAAAGCATTCGATATGATTGCTGAGGGAATCAGCTTGCTCTCAAGTAAGCAGTCGGAGTGGAGCAGCAAGTTGCGTCAAGATGGCATTCTAGTGGTGGCTGAAGAACTTGAGCAATTGGCGAAGCAACCTATTCGTTTTGAGAGCCAGCAGCAATGAGCCAGCAGCAATGGCGGTGTGTCGCGGAAGACAGGTATGTGCTATCAGGCGCACTTGATAGAGAGTCTGTGCCGCTGCTCTGGGAACAGTTGAAACAGTGGGATGTCACGGCAAATGAAATTGAGCTCTCATTGGAGCAAGTAAAACGTGTCGATTCTGCTGGAATGGTGATGTTAATTCACCTATTAGAGCATGCAAAAAAACAAAACTGTCATATAATGCTCAGCTTCGTGCCAAAACAACTGAAAACCTTATTTCAGTTAAGTAATGTCGAACAACATCTCGACGGGCATTTAAAGAATTAAACAGGGGTGAATTGTGGATAGCGCAAAAGTACAACAGATTTTAGAACAAGCTCTAAACCTAGAAGAGATCATGGTTAAAGGTGAAGGAAGCCATTACGAAGTGATTGCTGTTGATGCTAGTTTCGATGGAATGAGCCGCGTTAAGAAACAACAACTCATTTATGCACCGCTGATGGAATATATCCAAAGAAATGACATTCACGCAGTCTCTATTAAAGCTTTCACTCCTGATGAGTGGGCTCGTGATAAGAAGTTGATGTCACTGTAAGGTTTAGTAATGGAAAAGTTTCGTGTAACGGGGTCTAAACAGCCTCTCGTCGGTGAAGTCACCATCTCAGGTGCAAAAAACGCAGCACTGCCGATTTTATTTGCTTCGATTTTGGCGGAAGAACCAGTTGAAGTGGCAAACGTCCCTCATCTTCGTGATATTGATACCACGATGGAACTGCTTAAGCGTTTAGGTGCCAAAGTTGAGCGTAACGGCTCTGTGCATGTCGATGCGGGCAGCATCAATGAGTACTGCGCGCCTTACGACCTAGTAAAAACCATGCGTGCATCCATTTGGGCGCTTGGACCTCTAGTCGCTCGTTTTGGCCAAGGTCAGGTTTCTCTACCTGGCGGTTGTGCGATTGGAGCACGTCCGGTTGATCTTCATATCCATGGGCTAGAGCAGCTCGGTGCCACCATTACACTTGAAGATGGCTATGTGAAGGCGAATGTTGATGGCCGCTTAAAAGGCGCTCACATCGTGATGGACAAAGTCAG includes the following:
- a CDS encoding HPr family phosphocarrier protein, whose translation is MQQQSRTVLIQNRLGLHARAAVKLVELAQSFDSVLTIQNHEGKEATADSVMGLLLLESAQGEHVTISAEGADAHPALEAVCQLIEAKFEEDD
- the rapZ gene encoding RNase adapter RapZ produces the protein MRLIVVSGYSGAGKSVALRVLEDLGYYCVDNLPVDMLDAFVQSVQSSKQNVAVSIDIRNLPAEPNLVEDVLTQLKQSSDVSVLFLDANKETLLKRYSETRRIHPLTLSLENTSLEQAIEKERAILSPLKEHADLVINSSNQSLHELSETVRMRVEGRERKDLVMVFQSFGFKYGLPNDADYVFDVRFLPNPHWEPDLRPLTGLDAPIKSFLESHSDVMELKQQIQKFIEHWLPLLEKNNRSYLTVAIGCTGGKHRSVYLTQQIGEYFAEMGHQVQIRHASLEQNHKE
- the ptsN gene encoding PTS IIA-like nitrogen regulatory protein PtsN; the encoded protein is MQLSEILTLDCTKSAVQCTSKKRALEMISELVAEKTGQNSTELFECMLSREKMGSTGIGNGIAIPHARMQSSDKAVAVLIQCESPVEFDSIDNRPVDLLFALLVPDAQCKEHLKTLSSMAERLNDKQVLKQLRKAQSDQELYDIMVSQ
- the hpf gene encoding ribosome hibernation promoting factor; the protein is MQININGHHVDLTDSMQDYVNEKFQKLERFFDHINSVHVVLKVEKVRQIAEATLHVNQGEIHASSDDENMYAAIDSLVDKLVRQLNKHKEKLNAH
- a CDS encoding RNA polymerase factor sigma-54, with product MKPSLQLKLGQQLAMTPQLQQAIRLLQLSTLDLQQEIQEALDSNPLLEVEESGDDATIAEDKGSNEDKEPTVDVAEPDVKDSSELIEKSEISSELEIDTTWEDVYSANTGSTGIALDDDAPVYQGETTESLHDYLTWQLDLTPFSDTDRTIAMAIIDAVDDYGYLTVSSQDILESFDNEEIEIEEIEAVRKRIQQFDPLGVASLNLQDCLLLQLATFPEDTPWLSEAKLVLTNHIDQLGNRDYKLIIKETKLKEAELRETLKLIQQLDPRPGSRITTEHAEYVIPDVSVFKDHGKWVVTINPDSVPKLKVNQQYAALGKGNSADSQYIRSNLQEAKWLIKSLESRNETLLKVAKCIVEHQRDFFEYGEEAMKPMVLNDVALDVDMHESTISRVTTQKFMHTPRGIFELKYFFSSHVSTDNGGECSSTAIRALIKKLVAAENSAKPLSDSKIAALLADQGIQVARRTIAKYRESLGIAPSSQRKRLL
- the lptB gene encoding LPS export ABC transporter ATP-binding protein, producing MALLKAEHLAKSYKNRKVVSDVSLQVKSGQIVGLLGPNGAGKTTSFYMIVGLVARDEGAIYIDDQDISVLPMHSRSRMGIGYLPQEASIFRKLSVQDNIMAVLETRKELTREERQDKLEDLLEEFHIQHIRQSAGMALSGGERRRVEIARALAANPKFILLDEPFAGVDPISVIDIKKIIEHLRDRGLGVLITDHNVRETLDVCEKAYIVSQGHLIAEGSPDEVLNNEQVKQVYLGEQFRL
- the lptA gene encoding lipopolysaccharide transport periplasmic protein LptA; translation: MKLSHLSLISCLVLSGPAMALSTDQQQPVYIDSDSQQLDMQSNKVTFLGDVKLKQGSININADKIVVTRNPNDGSIESIDGFGKLATFSQLTDDGKTLYGEAEELEYSLAKDQLTMRIKAMLSQDDSTIRGNQIRYHISSQKLTADGQSKGDRVSTVLQPQAVQE
- the lptC gene encoding LPS export ABC transporter periplasmic protein LptC; amino-acid sequence: MSLSRISYLILGFALCWSAYYYFDRQSQQAPQVSPDLEQPMFSGKSLTNTSYTESGVRSYVITSQSLDHYAKSGDTVFEKPVLKVYKEGLLQEWEITAQTGILNKKHILTLSTDVVVKNLLPESGFDTLSTNSMNIQLDNRDFWADDQVIINGPQFETVGQAMKGNFADHDATLYKSVQGRYETLTP
- the kdsC gene encoding 3-deoxy-manno-octulosonate-8-phosphatase KdsC: MTQWVETLYQPVEQNILTIAKQIKLLICDVDGVFSDGLIYMGNDGEELKTFHTRDGYGVKSLMNAGIEIAIITGRQSQIVENRMKALGVSMIYQGQDDKVQAYQDICDKLNISPEQTGYIGDDLIDWPVMEKVALKVCVADGHPLLRKRANYVTAIKGGHGAVREVCDLILQARDELDVHKGLSI
- a CDS encoding KpsF/GutQ family sugar-phosphate isomerase is translated as MFDYRSAALDVLKTEIEALEQLDQYFNDEFIQACELILSNKEGKVVVMGMGKSGHVGNKIAATLASTGTPSFFVHPGEAAHGDLGMIKPGDIVLAISNSGESSEILGLFPVLKRLNIKIISMTGKPHSNMAKLSDLHLQITVPKEACPIQLAPTSSTTATIVMGDALAMALMQARGFTAEDFALSHPGGALGRKLLLKLADIMHSGENLPLVKPTALVREALLEISQKGLGMTAVVDDHQQLLGIFTDGDLRRILDKRVDIHTASIGDVMTANPTVASPNMLAAEGLNLMQAKSINGLILCDQGKVVGALNMHDMLKAGVM
- a CDS encoding calcium/sodium antiporter, whose amino-acid sequence is MFEAVAFLIIGLVFLVWSADKLVFGAAALARNVGISPLVIGMTILAMGSSAPEMMVSATAALDGKTDTAVGNVLGSNIANIALILGITALIKPLSISSAVLRRELPLMIGVTILSGILLWDSHLGFYEGILLFVLFAAFIITMLRISQKEKAAGTSDALLEEQESEVPDGVSNAKAAMWVVIGLIILPLAADVLVDNAVIIAQYFGMSDLVIGLTIIAVGTSLPELAASLAGVMKGEDDMAVGNIIGSNVFNILAVMGIPGILNPSILSEYAMGRDFWVMLGVSLLLVVMALGKSRSINRIEGGVLFCTFIVYQAYLILNMTA
- the mlaF gene encoding phospholipid ABC transporter ATP-binding protein MlaF, translated to MTSEDLVTVNKITFTRGNRKIFDDVSLRVPKGKVTAIMGPSGIGKTTLLRLIGGQISPESGEIWFDGDNIPSLSRKQLYSARKKMSMLFQSGALFTDLTVFDNVAFPLREHTQLSEELIRTLVLLKLEAVGLRGAAQLMPSELSGGMARRAALARAIALDPDLIMFDEPFVGQDPITMGVLVELIRNLNQALGVTSIVVSHDVPEVMSIADWVYILANGKVIAKGTPQELRDNPDPQVQQFLQGDADGPVPFRYPAEPIMQELFQ